ATTCAAGAGGTGAAGATGCCAGATTACGAGGCTGTAACAGCGGGATGGGGAGTTCTCGCTGGAGTCGAGGCAGCTATCGGCCACCATACGACCTATCCATCGCGAGCCTCGGAATATGGCCCCCCGGTGAGCGGCTCGATCTCAGGGTTGATCGATTATGGCCGTACCGTCTCGGCCGTGGATCTGATGAAGGTGAACCATGATCGTTTGATTTTCACGGGAGAGCTAACGGCTTTGCTTTCGGATGTCGATTTACTGCTGATTCCGACCCAGCCGCTCGCTGATTTTACGATCAAGCAAGAAGCGGAGCTCTTCACGAAGCCGGCCGAACTCAGCGCCTTTTTGCGTTTCGCGACCCCGTTCGACATGTCCGGTAACCCGACGCTCACCATGCCAAACGGCTTTACGGCAAAGGGCTTGCCGCTCTCATTCCAATTTGTATGCCGCCACCTCGACGAGGGGCTGCTCGTGCGCGCGGGCGACGCATATCAGCAGGCGACGGACTGGCATCGCAGGCACCCCCGGCTTTGACGGCGAAGCGCCACCGAAACAAGAACAGGTCGGCCGCGCCAAGAGATTGACGCAGCAACGACAGCGAGTACGTCATGGGCGCTGACATAGCGGTATTGCCGAGGCCGGTCGTTGCGAAGGTGGAAGGCGATCTACGAAAAGATGGGAGGCGCTCCCGTCTTGCTGACAGAACATCGTAGCAGCATCTTGGGGGGAGGCGACGCACCAACGTTCCCTGAGCGACCAGCGAAACTTCGATCAATAACTTTGTGCAAACACCCCTCTCGCCATTCTGACAAAGAGAAACTCCTTAGTGATCTCAATCACTCAGAGATCTACGAAATGTCAGAACGGTCTTTGAAAACACTACAGTATTTCCCGACTTCCAAGCTGAATACGAGGGTTCGATTCCCTTCACCCGCTCCAGCCTTTTCATAGACTTAGCTCAAGGGACGGCTCTTTTTTTGATGATTTCATTCTGACAAAAGCAGCTTTACATTTTCTGTTGCTCGCTTTTCGACCGACTGTTTTTCGTATCTCGCATATTCCCACACCGCTGTTTTCAGACAGGTGCGAGCTCATCAAGACCGAAGATTTTGGTTTGGCGAAGAGGTGTTGAACGCGCGTGCGGCGATCGGCGGCGATGGCGTAAAAATAGGATAGACGGAATATGACGCGCGCGAAGTTTACGCAGATGAAATAGCCAAACGATTGGCCAGTAGTGACGCTTGCGAGGGTGAGCGGGACTCAGTTCCAAGGTTTCGAGATTGAAGTCGCACGACGACTTGAATGCCATCACCGAAAACGGTTTCGTTCTTCGGTTTCGACGAACTGGTTCGCGTCCCTTCGGATTATCTCGGCGCCGCCCCGCCTGTCGCGGAGGAGACCCGCAGGGCGCGAATGAGGGCGCCCTCGTCACAGGCTCGCCCTCGAACGTCGCGGTTCACGCCGTCACGGCCTTCTGGGCCGCCGCGAATACATCGCGTGCGGACGTTGTACCCACTACGTGCTCCGTGCCGTCGACTCCGAGGTCCATCCATCCTGCATTCACGGCCTCAAACATTTCTTCGGCAGGTCCGGTGTGGCCCTTCGGGATGCCGAATTGTTCGAACGCTTCCGCCCACCCGGCACGCGGGACTGCAAAGGCTTTCACGTCGAGATTCAGGACTTCACCCAATTGCTCCGCGATTTCATCCGCGCTGATCATCGAACCAAGCTCGACGACGCGCCGTCCCGACCAGGCTGGCCCGCTCAAAAGGGTTGCGACTTCCGCGCCGATATCGTTCGTCGCGACCATGGTCGATTTCCGGTTTGTCGGGTTGTAGTAGACCGGTAGCGTTCCGCTCTGGGCGACCTGCAAGCCGTAGAGGAAGTTTTCGAAGAAGCCGCCTGCGCGCACAAATGCGATTGGGGATGTCAGGTCGCGAAAACCTTGCTCCATGAGCGACAAGGCCGTGATCATCCCGAGCCCACTGGTTCTGTTCGCGCCCATCGACGAAAGCGCAACCACGCGCGAAGGCGCAGTCTTGGTGAGCGCCTCGACATAGTTCGCAATCACGCCCTTGGCTTCTTTGTAATCGGGCGAGGGCGCCCATACAGCCGGCAACATGACGAACGCGCCTTCGACGCCTTTGAGCGCTCGCTCGATGGCCGCCGAATCATTCCAATCGCCGTCCACCAGTTCCACGCCCTGGTTCGCCCAGCTTAACGCCTTCTCGCGATTGCGGACCAGCGCGCGTACTTTCTTGCCGTGCGCCAACAGATGTTCCGCCGTTGCGCCGCCCACCTTTCCTGTGATTCCCATTACTAAAAACATGTGTTTTCTCCTGATCTTGAGGGACAGAGCATTGCCCTGTTGGTTCAACGGATGAGCGGCAGAAGGGCCCGGATACGGGGATCGCGCGCGTAGAGGCCGCCCCATGTCAGCGCGCCCAGAAGCAGGGAAATGATTTCCGGCGGCGACCCCAATTCACCGATGCGGACATGGGCGCAGATGGCGCCGCCCAGAAAGCCCGTCACCAGGATCGCGCCGAGGACGGCGGTAGCCGGGACGGCGTAAAGGATGGCGCAGGCGAGTATGATCGGACCCACGATGCGGGTCAGGTCCATCGCGAACCCGGTTTCCTGCAACATGCCCGCGATCTGTGCCGGCGCGAAAAGCTGAATAGTGCCATCTGCCACCAGAGCGACGACGACAGCCGCGCTCATGATCAGGCCGGCCCACGGAGCGCGATGCAGGTTCACGGCTTCCGGCGCCTGATGAAGGTTCATAGTTTCGGACATTGGCGTTCTCCGAGAGGGTCATCTGTCTTCGAGGTCTCCTACTTACTGTGTCTCTCAGATGTGATAAATGTCAGAGAAATGAACCCACTGTTCTCCATAGGATGAACAATGTGGAGGCCCGAAAATGCAGAAGCTTGAGCCCATCCTCATTTTCCTGACGGTCGCGGAAATGGGGAGCTTTACCCGCGCGGCCGATAGTCTGGGTATTCAAAAGGGAAGAGCCTCAACGGCGGTCCGGAAGCTGGAAGAGGATATCGGTGTCAGGCTCCTGCACCGGACGACGCGCAGCGTGCAGTTGACGGAGGACGGACGCGCATTTCATGCCCGCGCCCGCGATCTGCTTGCTGAAGTCGATGACCTACACTCGATGTTCGCAGGTGATCGCGTGGCGCTCCGCGGGCGTTTGCGGGTCGATCTTCCAACCGAGGTGGCGCGCACAACGATCGTGCCGGCCTTGCCGGATTTCATGGCGACTCACCCCGAGTTGGAGCTGGAGGTGTCGAGTACGGATCGGCAAGTTGATCTGGTTCAAGAGGGGTTCGACTGCGTATTACGGCT
This portion of the Bradyrhizobium sp. AZCC 2262 genome encodes:
- a CDS encoding NmrA family NAD(P)-binding protein, which produces MNQQGNALSLKIRRKHMFLVMGITGKVGGATAEHLLAHGKKVRALVRNREKALSWANQGVELVDGDWNDSAAIERALKGVEGAFVMLPAVWAPSPDYKEAKGVIANYVEALTKTAPSRVVALSSMGANRTSGLGMITALSLMEQGFRDLTSPIAFVRAGGFFENFLYGLQVAQSGTLPVYYNPTNRKSTMVATNDIGAEVATLLSGPAWSGRRVVELGSMISADEIAEQLGEVLNLDVKAFAVPRAGWAEAFEQFGIPKGHTGPAEEMFEAVNAGWMDLGVDGTEHVVGTTSARDVFAAAQKAVTA
- a CDS encoding DoxX family protein yields the protein MSETMNLHQAPEAVNLHRAPWAGLIMSAAVVVALVADGTIQLFAPAQIAGMLQETGFAMDLTRIVGPIILACAILYAVPATAVLGAILVTGFLGGAICAHVRIGELGSPPEIISLLLGALTWGGLYARDPRIRALLPLIR